ACTCGGCGCGGGCCGCATCGATCTTCACCTCCGCCGGCTGGCGGCGAGGGTCGTAGTGGCCCAGCTCCTCGACCGCGGCCGCCGTCGGCGTCCTGCGGCTGTCGGAAACGACGACCCGATAGAAGGGAGCGTTGCGGGCCCCCATTCGACGCAGTCGGATCTTCAACATCTGACTTACCTCCACATCACCTGAAAAATTTGGGTGCGCTCCGGACCGGGTGGGCGCACAGCTCTCGGGACTCGTTGGTGAATCGCCGACACCTCGGCCCTCCACACGAAGCGAAGAGTCTAGCAGGAAACAGTCCTCGTGCGAACCCGCCGGCCTGCGGAGCAACCGCCGACTGAGGATCGGCAGCGTCATCCGCAACCGATTCCGAGTCGACGGGCGAGCACACTACCGGCGCCCTCGAGAGCGGTCGACCCAGCCGCCTCCAACAGGTGCGCCAAGGCTTGCGGCGAGCGCAGCAGACAATCGCCCACGTGCAGAGCCGGCGCCAGGTCGCGAGCGTTCGGCGAGAGCCAAGCCAGGGTCTCGCCGGCTCGCCGCAGCTCGGGTCCGGCACGGCCGTCGACGATCGAGAACAGGTCTCGGCGGCCCAATCCCGGAAGACAGGCTGCCATCAAGTGTGCCGTCACCCGCTCCTCGCAGCGGGCAGCGGCGCGCCCACCGGCGGTCATCACCATAAAGCCCCCCGCCGCCTCCTCCACCTCCCAGGGACCCGCCAGAGCCGCCTCGAAAGCACTCGGAGGATCGTCCAAACGCCGAAAGCGGTGCAAAAAGTCATCGGTAAAGATCTTCACCTCGGCCAAACTTGCCTCCTCTCGCTCCATAGGGTGAATGCCGCGTACGCAGAGAAAGTACACACACGGTAACGAAGCGTAAAAAGACTGTCAAGGTCAAGCCCGATAGAAGGCAGAAAGCCTTGAATTGGGGTGAGAGCGAACGACCATTGCAAGCGGACGGGGCTGCTCAAGGGAGCAACCGACTGCCGTCCGAAAGACGGCCTCCGAAGGCAAAGCCCAAAGCGGCGTCGGTGGCGATGATCAGGACTGCCACGAACCTGAAACCGGTGCGGCAAGAGCAGCCGTCTGCTACCCAGCAGGCGGCTTCCGAGGGCGAAAGCCCGAGGCGGCGGCAAAAGCCGCCGAGGACGGGGGTGAGCCCGCACGACATGTGCGTGCGGGCGAGGGGGGCGCCTCTAGCCCCCCTGAGAAAAAAAGCTGCCCCGCGCCAAAAGCGCGGGGCAGTGAACACTACCTCTTGCACACTCGGGGTGCCTCCGGGCCGACCTCCGGAGGCAGAAGCTGTGGGGCCCGAGCTCTGCCCTTGGGGGCCCCTGCCTGGGTTAACGACAAAGCTCGCTCAAAGCGGGCGAACGATTTCCATCGCTGATCACCACCATGTCGAGCTCCGGGAAGTCCTGCCCCGCCACCGTCGCCAGGCGCAGGCGGTATCCCCGGCCGGCGGTGAGGCCGAAACTGGTCGAGGCGGTGGCGCGGACATCTCGTAGGACGGCGAGAGCGAATCCCTTGCTGCCGGTCGGCGGCAAGCTGACCCCGAAGCTCCGCACCACGTTGGCGCTGGCGTCGGTGAGCTCGAGCCGAGCCCGCGCCGGCTTCTGCCCCGGCGTCCGATAGAGCACGAAGATGCGGTAGCCGAGGGAGGTCACCGGCGGCGCCAGGAAGAGGTTGAGATCACCCGTCGCCCCGCTGGCTCCGGCGACCACCGCGCGCCCGGAGGAAGCGGTGGCCACGGTGGCGATCTTGAGACCGCGACGCACCCCGGCCTCGGCTTCGATCGCAAAGTGATTGGGATTGCCTTGGAAGGGCTTGGTGACATTGAACACGAAGGCGTCCGCCCCCACCGGGGTGGTGAGCTGGAACTGGCGCGGGCCACAGATTCCGGACTGACTCAGGTTGACCGAAAAGCGCGCCTGATTGGCGGTCGAGCCGGAGAGCGCGGCCGTGTTGGTGACCACCTGGGGAATGGTGACCTTGGCCCCTCCGAGGCCGACACCCCAGGCGGTCAAGGTGGCGGCGCCTCCGCTCGGACTATCGATGCTCCAAGGCGCCACGAAGTCGATCTGCGGCCGCACCGCTCCGCTCGAAGAAGCCTGCCGGACCTCGAGAGAAAGCTGTCGCTTCTTGGCCGGCAGACAGTGGGCGGCGGCCGGCAGACCGTCCGGCAGCAGGCAAGGCAGAACCTCGATCTGGTGCACACCGACCTGGAACTGATCCGGATAGATCACCAGCTCGCCATCGCTGCTCGTCGAGGCCGTGCTCCACACGTCCCAATGGGTTCCCCGGACCAGCTTGTTGGTCGGCCCGGAGACCGGTCGTAGCTCGGCGATGGCGTAGGCGGCCCCCTGAAGTCCCGACGATGGCAGAGCGATGGTGGCGAATCCCATCGGGGCCGAGATGTTGTCGTCGACCACCGGGTAGATCGCAGCCACCGCCGGACTCCCTTCCGGCGCCCGCAGCTCGACCGGGATCTCGACCACCCCGGCTGCGTTGCTGCCGTTCCGGAAGCTGCCGGAGACCACCAGCTTGCGGGTCTTGCCGTAGAGGGCGGGATCGGAGCGCTTCCAGCGCAGATGAAGGCGAGCCTTCTCGCCGACCTGGCCGAGGGACGGCGAAGTCAGCGCGGCGCCGCTCGCCGGATCGCTGAACCAGGTATCGAAGTGAGCGGCGTCCCAAGCCAGCTCGACCAGCTCCAGTGAGCTCGAGCTGGTCAGGCTGGTGAGCTCGAGGTCCCAGGCGCGGGTCGCGCCGGGATAGAGGCGATCATTGTGATTGCCGACACTGGTCGCGGCAAGCTCCGCCGCCTGCTGCGAGAGAGTCTCTTCCAAAGTGATCTCGAGGCGCAGGTCGTACATCCCGATACCGACGCGGTACTCGCCATTCAAGGCCTGCACCGCCGGGTCCCAATGGTTGGCGGTGCAGAGCGAGCAAGGGGTGCGGTCGTAGGGCATGGCCAGCAACAAGGTCATGCCGGCGTCGTGATTGAACAGCAAGCGCCGCAGGTCCGAAATGGCGCGTCGCGAGGAGCCGGAAGCGGTGTTGACCAGACTGCCGAAAGAGAAGCCTTCGCCGCCAATGGTGCGCTGTATTCCTTGACTGCTCCAAGGGGACCAAGTGCTGGTCTTGATCGTCCCACCGGTCACCGAGCGCAGCTCCTGGTTGTAGGGATCCGGCATCTCGACCGGCATCGTCTGAATCTTGATGGTCCAGCCGTCTTTGAACATCCACGGCAAGAGGCTGTAGGCCACCACTTCGTCCATGTTGGTCGACACCATCCCCGGGCCACGGAAGAAGGTGTTTTGCACGCCCAGCCGAATGTCCTTCACCGCCAGGGTCGGGTCCTGGCGCAGGTCGCGCTGCAGCGCCGCCATGGAGCGGAAGGAGACGACGGTGCGAAAGAACTCGTTATCGGCCCCTCTTCCCGCCAGCAGGTAGTTGGCGATCGATCGGCAGGACTTGAACCTCTCGAGGTCGCAGCGCATCGTGTGGGCGAAAGTGTCGTCTGCCACATTGCTGTTGAACAGGGCGGGATCGAAGGTCGCGGCGAAGAAGCGACGGGTTCGGCTGACCTGCTTCTCGGTGAACTCGAAGCTCGCCGTCAACGCCGCTTCGGTGGTTCCCCAAGATCTGCTAAGGCGATCGGCCACCGGATGCTCGACGTAGTGACGAACTCGCCCACCGTCGAACCAGTCGGCGGCGTTCGACCGCCAGCTCTCCGGCGACGGCACCGGCTCCTCG
This genomic interval from Acidobacteriota bacterium contains the following:
- the rpsP gene encoding 30S ribosomal protein S16: MLKIRLRRMGARNAPFYRVVVSDSRRTPTAAAVEELGHYDPRRQPAEVKIDAARAEYWVSQGAQMSPTVKSLLQKATVAAATEEQSA